One genomic region from Panthera tigris isolate Pti1 chromosome D1, P.tigris_Pti1_mat1.1, whole genome shotgun sequence encodes:
- the LOC102949333 gene encoding olfactory receptor 51F2 — MLVLNNTNAQLLTFFLTGIPGLRAAQVWVSIPFCLLYVIALSGNSMILFVVLREQNLHEPMYYFLSMLSAIDLSLSLCTLPTTLGVFWFEAREITLNACIAQMFFLHGFTFMESGVLLAMAFDHFVAICDPLRYATILTNARISQIGISMLIRNVAVMLPVVLFVKRLSFCRAVALSHSYCYHVDLIQLSCTDNRINSILGLFALFSTTGFDCPCILISYVLIIRSVLNIASSEGRQKAFNTCISHISAVAIFYIPLISLSLVHRYGHSAPLFVHTIIANVFLLIPPVLNPIIYSVKTKQIRKAIVKVLIQKQQI; from the coding sequence ATGTTGGTCCTCAATAATACCAATGCTCAACTTCTGACCTTCTTCCTGACGGGTATTCCAGGCCTGAGAGCAGCCCAGGTCTGGGTCTCCATCCCTTTTTGTCTCCTGTATGTCATCGCCCTCTCTGGGAACAGCATGATCCTATTTGTGGTCCTCCGTGAGCAGAACCTCCATGAGCCCATGTATTATTTCCTCTCTATGCTTTCAGCCATCGACCTGAGCTTATCTCTGTGCACACTTCCTACTACCCTTGGTGTTTTCTGGTTTGAAGCTCGCGAAATCACCTTAAATGCCTGCATTGCCCAGATGTTCTTTCTCCATGGATTTACTTTCATGGAGTCTGGGGTTCTATTGGCCATGGCCTTTGACCATTTTGTAGCCATCTGTGATCCACTGAGATATGCCACCATCCTCACCAATGCCAGGATTTCCCAGATTGGGATAAGCATGTTGATAAGGAACGTTGCTGTAATGTTACCGGTGGTGCTCTTTGTCAAGAGGCTGTCCTTCTGCCGTGCTGTGGCCCTTTCACATTCTTACTGCTACCATGTTGATCTCATTCAACTCTCATGCACAGATAACAGAATCAACAGCATCCTTGGTCTGTTTGCACTTTTTTCCACGACGGGGTTTGATTGTCCTTGCATCTTGATCTCCTATGTCCTGATCATTCGATCTGTTCTCAACATTGCCTCCTCTGAGGGGAGGCAAAAAGCCTTCAACACCTGCATATCCCACATCAGCGCTGTTGCCATCTTCTACATCCCTCTCATCAGCTTGTCTCTTGTCCATCGCTATGGCCATTCAGCACCTCTGTTTGTCCACACCATCATAGCCAATGTCTTCCTTCTCATCCCTCCTGTGCTCAACCCTATCATCTACAGTGTGAAGACTAAGCAGATTCGAAAGGCTATTGTCAAGGTCTTAATTCAGAAGCAACAAATCTAA
- the LOC102968989 gene encoding olfactory receptor 51A7-like, which translates to MFSLNTSEVEISTFLLVGIPGFESVHIWISIPICFMYLLAILGNLTTLFVIRTESSLHEPMYYFLSMLALSDLGLSFSSLPSMLRIFLFNAMEISADACIAQEFFIHGFTGMESSMLLIMSFDCFPTIFNPLRYNSILTSSRILHRGLIFDIKSILLVLPLPFTLNRLRYCNKHLLSHSYCLHQDVMKLACSDNRVNFYYGLFVALCMMSDSVFIAVSYGFNLKTVLGIASHGEQVKALNTCVSHICAVLIFFVPIITLATIHHFAKHKSPLAMILIADAFLVVPSLMNPIVYCVKSWQIRVKVLEKLSLKSK; encoded by the coding sequence ATGTTTTCTCTTAATACCTCAGAAGTTGAAATCTCCACCTTCCTGTTGGTTGGGATCCCAGGGTTTGAGAGTGTACACATTTGGATCTCCATCCCCATCTGCTTTATGTACCTCCTGGCCATCCTGGGCAACTTAACCACCCTGTTTGTCATCAGGACAGAGTCTTCCCTGCATGAGCCTATGTACTATTTCCTCTCCATGCTGGCCCTATCTGACCTGggcttgtctttctcttctcttccctctatGCTGAGGATCTTCTTGTTCAATGCCATGGAGATTTCTGCTGATGCATGTATTGCCCAGGAATTTTTCATCCATGGATTCACAGGCATGGAATCCTCAATGCTCTTGATCATGTCCTTTGATTGCTTTCCAACCATTTTCAACCCTCTGAGGTATAATTCCATTCTTACCAGCTCCAGAATTTTGCATCGTGGGCTGATATTTGATATTAAAAGCATTCTACtagttcttcctcttcctttcacttTAAATAGACTCAGATACTGTAATAAACACCTGCTCTCACACTCCTACTGTCTCCACCAGGATGTCATGAAACTGGCCTGCTCTGACAATAGGGTTAACTTTTACTATGGTCTGTTTGTCGCACTCTGCATGATGTCAGACAGTGTTTTCATTGCTGTTTCCTATGGGTTCAACCTGAAGACTGTATTGGGTATTGCATCCCATGGGGAGCAAGTTAAAGCTCTTAATACCTGCGTGTCCCACATCTGTGCTGTGCTCATCTTCTTTGTGCCCATCATCACCTTGGCTACCATACATCACTTTGCCAAGCATAAATCCCCTTTGGCTATGATTCTGATAGCTGATGCATTCTTGGTGGTACCATCTTTGATGAATCCCATTGTGTATTGTGTAAAAAGTTGGCAGATTAGAGTAAAAGTCCTGGAAAAACTGAGTCTAAAGTCTAAATGA
- the LOC102949033 gene encoding olfactory receptor 51S1, which translates to MSTFPNQAAPNNTSMAPTFLLVGMPGLSAAPSWWTIPLITMYLLSALGNGTILWIIALDSTLHRPMYFFLFLLSVSDVGLATALMPTLLGLAFAGVHAVPASACLLQMFFVHIFSVMESSVLLAMALDRALAICRPLHYPTLLTNDVISKICLAIAFRCLGLHLPLPFLLAHMPYCLPQVLTHSYCLHPDIAHLACPGGWGAIYSLFVVLSVMGLDPLLIFFSYGLIGRVLKGLGSSEDRWKAGQTCAAHLSAVLLFYMPMILLALIDHLRVPIPQPAHTLLSYVHFLLPPLINPILYSVKMKEIRERIVKRLQPRKVGCAQ; encoded by the coding sequence ATGTCAACATTCCCCAATCAGGCAGCCCCCAATAACACTTCAATGGCCCCCACCTTCTTGTTGGTGGGCATGCCAGGTCTGTCAGCTGCACCCTCCTGGTGGACAATACCACTCATCACAATgtaccttctctctgccctgggcAACGGTACTATTCTCTGGATCATTGCCTTGGATTCCACCCTGCACCGTCCAATgtacttcttcctcttcttgcttAGCGTGTCTGATGTTGGCTTGGCCACAGCCCTGATGCCCACCCTGCTGGGTCTTGCCTTTGCTGGCGTTCATGCTGTCCCTGCCTCGGCTTGCCTCCTACAGATGTTCTTTGTCCACATCTTTTCTGTCATGGAGTCCTCTGTGTTGCTCGCCATGGCCTTAGATCGAGCACTAGCCATCTGCCGCCCTCTCCACTACCCAACGCTCCTCACCAATGATGTCATTAGCAAGATTTGCCTGGCTATTGCTTTCCGATGCCTGGGTCTCCATCTGCCCCTGCCATTCCTCCTGGCCCACATGCCCTACTGCCTCCCACAGGTCCTGACCCATTCTTACTGCTTGCACCCAGATATAGCCCATTTGGCCTGCCCTGGAGGTTGGGGTGCAATCTATAGCCTCTTTGTGGTTCTGTCAGTTATGGGATTAGaccctctgcttatttttttctcctatggcTTAATTGGCAGAGTCTTAAAAGGTTTGGGATCCAGTGAGGATCGCTGGAAGGCTGGCCAAACCTGTGCTGCCCACCTCTCTGCTGTGCTCCTCTTCTACATGCCCATGATCCTTCTTGCCCTCATTGACCATCTTAGAGTGCCAATACCTCAGCCTGCCCATACTCTTCTCTCCTATGTCCACTTCCTGCTTCCTCCATTGATAAATCCTATTCTCTACAGTGTCAAGATGAAGGAGATTAGAGAGAGAATAGTCAAGAGACTACAGCCCAGGAAGGTGGGTTGTGCTCAGTGA